The Triticum aestivum cultivar Chinese Spring chromosome 3A, IWGSC CS RefSeq v2.1, whole genome shotgun sequence genome includes a region encoding these proteins:
- the LOC123059909 gene encoding NADPH-dependent aldehyde reductase-like protein, chloroplastic, which yields MATSAITSPPAPAATLPLAGRVAIVTGASGGIGRGIATHLSSLGASLVLGYASSSQQADALAAELPRAVAIKADVSDEAGVRSLFDAAETAFGGPAHILVACAGLGIGTYPSLANTATADFDNVFAVNTRGAFLCLREAANRLRRGGGGRIVAVSSTLAVTLLPGYGAYTASKAAVEAMVRVAAKELGSARVTVNCVAPGPVATELFFDGKSEEAVERFRAGHPMGRLGEVGDIAPAVGFLCTDAAEWVNGQVIRVNGGIA from the coding sequence ATGGCCACCTCGGCGATCACATCCCCTCCGGCTCCGGCAGCAACGCTGCCCCTGGCGGGCCGCGtggccatcgtcaccggcgcgtcGGGCGGCATCGGGCGCGGCATCGCGACCCACCTGTCGTCCCTCGGCGCCAGCCTGGTCCTCGGGTACGCCTCCAGCTCTCAGCAGGCCGACGCGCTGGCCGCTGAGCTCCCGCGCGCCGTGGCGATCAAGGCCGACGTCTCCGACGAGGCGGGCGTCCGGTCCCTCTTTGACGCCGCAGAGACCGCCTTCGGCGGCCCGGCGCACATCCTGGTGGCCTGCGCGGGCCTGGGCATCGGGACGTACCCGTCGCTCGCCAACACCGCCACGGCGGACTTCGACAACGTGTTCGCGGTGAACACCCGGGGCGCGTTTCTGTGCCTCCGCGAGGCGGCGAACCGGCTGCGGCGCGGGGGCGGGGGCCGGATCGTGGCTGTGTCCTCGACGCTGGCGGTGACGCTGCTCCCTGGCTACGGGGCGTACACAGCGTCCAAGGCGGCCGTGGAGGCGATGGTGCGGGTGGCCGCGAAGGAGCTCGGGTCGGCGCGGGTGACGGTGAACTGCGTGGCGCCGGGGCCCGTGGCGACGGAGCTCTTCTTCGACGGGAAGagcgaggaggcggtggagaggttCAGGGCTGGGCACCCGATGGGGCGGCTTGGGGAGGTGGGCGACATCGCGCCGGCGGTCGGGTTCCTCTGCACTGACGCGGCCGAGTGGGTGAACGGCCAGGTCATTCGGGTCAACGGCGGCATTGCTTAA